Proteins encoded in a region of the Fibrobacter sp. genome:
- a CDS encoding alpha-E domain-containing protein, translating into MLSRVADSIYWLGRYIERAENVARAIDVNLQLQLDLPGEERPWEPVIQTAGNADAFFKSYAHVSTENALTFLTFDKENPSSIISCVAAARENARCVRERISSELWIAINQFYLKLNDPEMPKQALAAPHAFYNSVKEFSQLTVGIIQGTMTHDVAWNFARLGTMIERADQTSRILDVKYYILLPDVSMVGMALDTVQWNAVLKSVGAYEMFHRKNSNVTPQNVAEFLLLSEDFPRSLRYCLEQAEISLKNIAFPVKSNADSLRLLGKMRSDMAFSTIEEIIKSGLHEKIEEMQVNLCDLGTQIWKDFFC; encoded by the coding sequence ATGTTAAGCAGAGTTGCAGATTCCATTTACTGGTTGGGCCGTTACATTGAACGCGCCGAAAACGTGGCACGCGCCATCGATGTCAATCTTCAGTTGCAGCTGGACTTGCCCGGCGAAGAACGCCCCTGGGAACCGGTGATCCAGACCGCCGGTAACGCCGACGCCTTTTTCAAGAGCTACGCCCACGTCTCTACCGAAAACGCCCTCACCTTCCTTACCTTCGATAAGGAAAATCCCAGCAGCATTATTTCCTGCGTGGCTGCCGCCCGCGAAAACGCCCGCTGCGTCCGTGAAAGAATTTCTTCGGAACTGTGGATCGCCATCAACCAGTTCTATCTTAAGTTGAACGATCCCGAAATGCCCAAGCAGGCGCTGGCCGCACCCCACGCCTTCTACAACAGCGTGAAGGAATTCAGCCAGCTGACCGTAGGTATCATTCAGGGAACTATGACCCATGACGTGGCCTGGAACTTCGCACGCCTTGGCACCATGATCGAACGCGCCGACCAGACCTCCCGAATTCTGGATGTGAAGTACTACATCCTCCTTCCAGATGTAAGCATGGTGGGCATGGCGCTGGATACCGTCCAGTGGAACGCGGTTCTCAAGAGCGTTGGCGCCTACGAAATGTTCCACCGCAAGAATTCCAATGTGACGCCCCAGAACGTCGCCGAATTCCTGCTATTGAGCGAAGACTTCCCCAGGTCCCTCCGCTACTGCCTGGAACAGGCCGAAATCAGTCTCAAGAATATTGCCTTCCCCGTAAAGAGCAACGCGGACTCTCTCCGTCTTCTCGGGAAGATGCGTTCCGATATGGCTTTCTCCACCATCGAGGAAATCATCAAGAGCGGTCTTCACGAGAAGATTGAAGAAATGCAGGTGAACCTTTGCGACTTAGGCACACAAATCTGGAAGGACTTCTTCTGCTAA
- a CDS encoding chloride channel protein, protein MNFNDFGKYNQFKEQFANMSPEMKEQMMKMAKEQMKARVGGFFKKWFSLPVLTVIAIALGAAIGALMAFFGQVLLAVGGLRDAHPIYFIPGLALAGAAIFLAYKKWGKGAERGMGVVFAVGQGKENNIPLRLIPMVAVGTWLTHLFGGSAGREGVAVQIGAALGHNISKKLPFENAGHILLVAGMAAGFSGLFQIPLAATAFALEVLIVGHLDLMALLPAAAAAFAACKVSNMLGLEKFSVDLNGLLGSNGGIDVAGLFMQNGSLDVNFIVKLALIGILFGIVGGGFAKLLSLAKEFFAKKFPDGLKRIAIMGVTLSALFLLLWQGRYSGLGTNLIDMCFAGTGIADGTGIQNYDWIFKLALTILTLAAGFQGGEVTPLFSIGASLGAVSAVMFGLPFPLAAALGYAAVFGSATNTLWAPILIGCEVFGFDTLPFFFVTCVAAYVCNGNQSIYNQKKLKLKF, encoded by the coding sequence ATGAATTTCAACGACTTTGGAAAATACAATCAGTTCAAGGAACAGTTCGCCAATATGTCTCCCGAAATGAAGGAACAGATGATGAAAATGGCGAAGGAACAGATGAAGGCCCGTGTGGGTGGATTTTTCAAAAAATGGTTTTCATTGCCTGTACTCACCGTGATTGCAATCGCCTTGGGTGCCGCCATTGGTGCTTTAATGGCGTTCTTTGGACAGGTTCTGCTTGCCGTTGGCGGTTTACGTGACGCCCATCCTATCTACTTTATTCCGGGTCTCGCCTTGGCTGGTGCCGCCATTTTCCTTGCCTATAAGAAATGGGGCAAGGGTGCAGAGCGTGGCATGGGTGTGGTATTTGCGGTAGGTCAAGGCAAGGAGAACAACATTCCACTACGGTTGATTCCCATGGTTGCTGTAGGCACTTGGCTCACCCACCTGTTTGGCGGAAGCGCCGGCCGCGAAGGCGTGGCTGTACAAATTGGCGCAGCCCTCGGCCATAACATTAGCAAGAAGCTTCCCTTTGAAAACGCCGGACACATCTTATTGGTGGCGGGCATGGCTGCAGGCTTTAGCGGTTTATTCCAGATTCCTCTGGCAGCAACAGCATTCGCCCTTGAAGTTCTAATCGTCGGCCATTTGGATTTGATGGCTCTGCTGCCCGCTGCTGCAGCCGCTTTTGCGGCATGCAAAGTTTCCAACATGCTGGGCCTTGAAAAATTCAGCGTAGACTTAAATGGTCTACTGGGATCCAACGGAGGCATTGATGTAGCAGGCCTGTTCATGCAGAATGGTTCCTTGGATGTCAATTTCATTGTGAAGCTAGCCCTGATAGGCATTCTCTTCGGCATTGTGGGCGGCGGTTTTGCAAAGTTGCTTTCCCTCGCCAAGGAATTCTTTGCCAAGAAATTTCCCGACGGTCTAAAGCGAATCGCCATCATGGGCGTAACGCTTTCCGCACTGTTCCTGTTGCTATGGCAGGGTCGTTATTCCGGCCTGGGAACAAATCTCATTGACATGTGTTTTGCAGGAACAGGAATCGCAGACGGAACAGGAATACAGAACTATGACTGGATTTTCAAGTTGGCCTTGACAATCCTGACTTTGGCAGCAGGGTTCCAAGGTGGCGAAGTCACTCCGCTGTTCAGCATTGGAGCAAGCCTTGGCGCAGTTTCTGCCGTAATGTTCGGCCTTCCCTTCCCCTTGGCTGCAGCCTTGGGTTATGCAGCCGTATTCGGAAGTGCAACGAACACCTTATGGGCACCGATCTTGATTGGATGCGAAGTCTTTGGATTCGATACCTTGCCATTTTTCTTCGTGACCTGCGTTGCAGCCTATGTCTGTAACGGGAACCAGTCCATCTATAATCAAAAGAAATTGAAACTGAAGTTCTAG
- a CDS encoding SPASM domain-containing protein — MNGVYIEITDVCNLHCSFCPCGKRARAFENSHVCSARTFMPTELFERSVTEAATVADQVYFHVLGEPTLHPDFELFLKKLEYVSAARSDGKPLQLNLTTNGTTIARCGKAILTSPAVRQVNFSTHAYAELPFDEAAENLQNVLDFCRMAAAERPDLYINLRLWNVGDESSNAWNNYMLEQVNKAFGCAPITLEHFCSRHKSFLVEGRIYIHQDSRFEWPGLAESRKDKVERGVRFPRGTCRALDTHCAILHDGRVVACCLDHSGQITLGHIQENPLAEILSSPMAIDIREGFANHELRHPFCQSCTFCKRFK; from the coding sequence GTGAACGGCGTTTACATCGAAATTACGGATGTGTGCAATTTGCATTGCAGCTTCTGCCCCTGCGGAAAGCGGGCCAGAGCTTTCGAGAATTCGCACGTTTGTTCCGCCCGCACGTTCATGCCCACAGAACTTTTTGAGCGATCCGTCACAGAAGCCGCCACAGTAGCCGACCAAGTGTACTTCCACGTACTGGGCGAACCCACATTGCATCCGGATTTCGAGCTGTTTCTCAAAAAACTGGAGTACGTTTCCGCGGCACGATCCGACGGAAAACCGTTGCAGCTTAATTTGACCACCAACGGCACAACCATCGCCCGCTGCGGTAAAGCAATCCTTACCTCCCCCGCAGTTCGCCAGGTGAATTTTTCCACTCACGCCTATGCGGAATTGCCTTTTGACGAAGCCGCGGAAAACCTGCAGAACGTTCTGGATTTTTGTCGCATGGCCGCAGCAGAACGCCCCGACTTGTACATCAATTTGCGATTGTGGAACGTTGGGGATGAAAGTTCCAATGCATGGAATAACTACATGCTGGAGCAGGTGAACAAGGCCTTCGGTTGCGCTCCCATCACCTTAGAGCATTTCTGCAGCCGCCACAAAAGTTTCTTAGTGGAAGGTCGCATTTACATCCATCAGGATTCCCGCTTCGAGTGGCCTGGTTTAGCGGAAAGCAGAAAGGATAAAGTAGAAAGGGGGGTAAGATTTCCGCGGGGAACTTGTCGTGCATTAGACACCCACTGCGCCATTCTTCATGACGGCCGCGTGGTAGCCTGCTGCCTGGATCATAGCGGTCAAATTACCTTGGGGCATATTCAAGAAAATCCCCTGGCAGAAATTCTTTCCTCCCCCATGGCCATTGACATTCGTGAAGGCTTTGCCAATCACGAACTGCGCCACCCCTTCTGCCAAAGCTGCACTTTCTGCAAGCGATTTAAATAA
- a CDS encoding arginase family protein, whose protein sequence is MQFYTTIQDFTGVYSQQPFMQELRRIASKSDEKQPDKKQPDEDCTDIYWMDCSKINGTDCYCDDDAQAELNKLMSQALENVGHSTKNNARNSAKIDVTLPGIHFFDNGNYHYNSKLWTDCIQEPFDLVIFDHHPDMQPPRFEGILSCGGWVKEVLDHNPFIRNVVLIGVADHLIDEIKNEPSAEFEKYATRVTFVPESALREDSANTAIEALATLKTQSIYISIDKDALSLTDAVTNWDQGSLTFAQLEQTLRSLFVSHKILGVDICGERANNQDYADGMDEGTADAMNNELNKKLFNFLKAI, encoded by the coding sequence ATGCAGTTCTATACAACCATCCAGGACTTTACAGGCGTCTATAGCCAGCAGCCCTTTATGCAAGAGCTGCGAAGGATTGCCTCAAAGTCCGACGAGAAACAACCCGACAAGAAACAGCCCGACGAAGATTGCACTGACATTTATTGGATGGATTGTTCTAAAATCAATGGCACAGACTGTTACTGCGACGACGACGCACAAGCAGAACTTAACAAACTGATGAGCCAAGCTTTGGAAAATGTCGGGCACAGCACAAAGAACAATGCTAGGAACAGCGCAAAGATTGACGTCACTTTGCCAGGCATTCATTTTTTTGATAATGGCAATTACCATTACAACAGTAAGCTTTGGACAGATTGCATTCAGGAGCCTTTTGACCTGGTAATTTTCGATCACCACCCGGACATGCAACCTCCCCGATTCGAGGGAATTCTCAGTTGCGGCGGATGGGTCAAGGAAGTTCTGGACCACAATCCATTTATACGAAACGTTGTGCTAATCGGTGTGGCAGACCACCTTATTGATGAAATCAAGAACGAGCCCTCTGCAGAATTCGAGAAGTACGCCACCCGCGTGACTTTCGTCCCGGAAAGTGCTTTGCGAGAAGACAGCGCCAACACAGCAATCGAAGCGTTAGCAACCCTGAAAACGCAAAGTATTTACATCTCCATCGACAAGGACGCCCTTTCCCTAACCGACGCAGTAACCAACTGGGACCAGGGTTCTTTGACTTTTGCGCAATTAGAACAAACTTTGCGTTCCCTATTCGTCAGCCATAAAATCCTAGGTGTAGACATTTGCGGCGAACGTGCAAATAATCAGGACTACGCAGACGGAATGGACGAAGGCACTGCCGACGCAATGAACAACGAATTGAATAAAAAGTTGTTTAATTTCTTGAAGGCAATCTAG
- a CDS encoding rRNA pseudouridine synthase, with product MNFKSRNNFSKNSSWMNSSNRPQQATNKFGGGAHGVARVISKRGYCSRSKAEMLVREGRVTLNGRVIRDPDTPARESDEIIINGKRIEANAKVYFMMNKPRGIVTTASDEKGRKTVMEVFAEQYRKLFPGKEPPHIAPVGRLDAASEGLLLFSNDTEWANNILEPRLSSVQAKVESLKDKGPQNSSTTFNEHKKIYHVQTKGKPTADDMKKMEEGFVVPPRVFGEPVEFMHAKRAVLHSEGEKNCWLEITLTEGKNREIRRMLAHLGYEVMRLVRIQIDSFTLGDLKPGCIKEFKI from the coding sequence ATGAATTTTAAATCTCGCAACAACTTCAGCAAAAACAGCAGTTGGATGAATTCCAGCAACCGACCGCAACAGGCCACTAACAAGTTCGGCGGTGGAGCCCACGGCGTTGCCCGAGTCATTAGCAAGCGTGGCTACTGCAGCCGCAGCAAGGCAGAAATGCTGGTACGTGAAGGTCGAGTCACCTTGAATGGTCGCGTCATCAGAGACCCCGATACTCCAGCCCGGGAAAGTGACGAAATCATCATTAACGGAAAGCGCATCGAGGCCAACGCCAAGGTGTACTTCATGATGAACAAGCCCCGCGGCATCGTCACTACAGCAAGCGACGAAAAAGGCCGCAAGACTGTCATGGAAGTTTTCGCGGAACAGTACCGCAAGCTTTTCCCCGGCAAGGAACCGCCCCACATTGCACCTGTGGGCCGCCTGGACGCCGCCAGTGAAGGTTTACTGTTGTTCAGCAACGATACGGAATGGGCGAACAACATATTGGAACCGCGGTTAAGTTCCGTCCAGGCTAAAGTGGAAAGTTTAAAGGATAAAGGTCCGCAGAATTCCAGCACAACCTTCAACGAGCACAAGAAAATCTACCACGTACAGACCAAGGGCAAGCCCACCGCAGACGACATGAAAAAGATGGAAGAAGGTTTCGTCGTACCGCCCCGCGTTTTCGGAGAGCCGGTCGAATTCATGCACGCCAAGCGCGCAGTCCTACACAGCGAAGGCGAAAAGAACTGCTGGCTGGAAATCACCTTGACCGAAGGCAAGAACCGCGAAATCCGCCGCATGCTGGCTCACTTAGGTTACGAAGTTATGCGCCTTGTACGCATCCAGATCGACAGCTTTACCTTAGGCGACTTAAAGCCAGGCTGTATCAAGGAATTTAAAATCTAG
- the ftsE gene encoding cell division ATP-binding protein FtsE, with product MIHFNHVTKSYEENWKALSNVTFRINKGEFVFLTGHSGAGKSTLLKLIYMDERPDEERGGQVMVKFTGDCLYDSKNTPEKQIQGLRRKMGIIFQDFKLLPDRNVFENVALALRIVGTPSKLINAAVFDALALVGISQKRFAMPYTLSGGEQQRVAIARAMVHNPYLLLADEPTGNLDPKNAEEVFKIFKEINARGTTVLMATHNPDFYLNSPFRRLTLDHGELLNRDLI from the coding sequence GTGATTCACTTTAACCACGTCACGAAATCCTACGAGGAAAATTGGAAGGCTCTTTCCAATGTGACGTTCCGTATCAACAAGGGTGAGTTTGTTTTCCTGACGGGTCATTCCGGCGCAGGTAAGTCTACTCTCTTGAAGTTGATCTATATGGATGAACGCCCCGACGAAGAACGTGGCGGCCAGGTCATGGTGAAGTTCACCGGCGATTGTCTTTACGACAGCAAGAATACCCCGGAAAAGCAGATTCAGGGTTTGCGCCGTAAGATGGGCATCATCTTCCAGGACTTTAAGCTTTTGCCAGACCGCAATGTGTTTGAAAATGTGGCCTTGGCTTTACGTATTGTGGGCACGCCTAGCAAGCTGATTAACGCTGCGGTGTTTGATGCATTGGCCCTTGTTGGCATTAGCCAGAAACGCTTTGCCATGCCTTACACCTTGTCTGGCGGTGAACAGCAGCGCGTTGCCATTGCCCGCGCCATGGTGCATAATCCGTACCTGCTGCTGGCTGACGAACCTACGGGTAACTTGGACCCGAAAAACGCCGAAGAAGTTTTCAAGATTTTCAAGGAAATCAATGCCCGCGGCACTACCGTGCTGATGGCTACTCATAATCCCGATTTCTACTTGAACAGCCCCTTCCGCCGTTTGACCTTGGATCACGGCGAACTATTGAATCGAGATCTGATTTAG
- a CDS encoding peptidylprolyl isomerase, whose protein sequence is MNLYKRIISALCVLSSLVLAEPVLMEGVAAVVDGKPIMRSEFLNNLYRYQETPEGSAMSEEQQKQYVLDQMIEEKVLLSRIDRDSIVVSNSEVDQRVNAHLAQLAASQNTTLATLEKAIRAQLGISMAQYRDQLAKQIRGHMELQRVRQRHVGSINPTKKEVDAFYKDFKDSIPPQYNCVLLSHIQIPITPDSMIIDSVRKEAEALIDTLNLGMSFELLAKAHSQDSSAEKGGDLGYYKRGQLDPAFERALDQLKNGQYAANPVKTNLGWHIARVLGRKEDGVRSAQILLRTIPTAKDTADVIALADSLHKNLKTAEDFAAAARKYSEDKSSNFAGGRLGWFQRNEMEPAYVDPVANLNVGEVSEPVLIDGAYHLFRLDDSRQTRDLTLEEDYGKIEQMTASRMENEKLNALIKKWREEVHVEIRMTE, encoded by the coding sequence ATGAATCTCTATAAACGGATTATTTCTGCCCTTTGTGTGCTGTCTTCTTTGGTACTGGCTGAACCGGTGCTGATGGAAGGTGTTGCCGCCGTGGTTGACGGAAAGCCTATCATGCGTTCTGAGTTCCTGAATAATCTGTATCGCTACCAGGAAACTCCCGAAGGCTCTGCCATGTCGGAAGAACAGCAGAAGCAGTATGTGCTGGATCAGATGATTGAAGAAAAGGTTTTGCTTAGCCGCATTGACCGAGACTCAATCGTTGTCAGCAATTCCGAAGTGGACCAGCGAGTGAATGCTCACCTGGCCCAGTTGGCAGCGAGCCAGAATACTACCTTGGCCACCTTGGAAAAGGCGATCCGTGCCCAGCTGGGTATCAGCATGGCTCAGTATCGTGACCAGCTGGCAAAGCAGATTCGTGGACACATGGAACTGCAGCGAGTTCGTCAACGTCATGTTGGTTCCATCAATCCCACCAAGAAGGAAGTTGATGCCTTCTACAAGGATTTCAAGGATTCCATTCCGCCTCAGTACAATTGCGTTCTTTTGAGCCATATCCAGATTCCCATCACTCCGGATTCCATGATTATTGACTCCGTTCGCAAGGAAGCCGAAGCCTTGATCGATACTTTGAACCTGGGCATGAGCTTTGAACTTTTGGCTAAGGCTCACTCTCAGGATTCTTCTGCCGAAAAGGGCGGTGACCTGGGTTATTACAAGCGTGGACAGTTGGACCCTGCTTTTGAACGAGCCTTGGACCAGCTGAAGAATGGTCAGTATGCCGCCAATCCTGTTAAGACAAACCTGGGCTGGCACATTGCCCGCGTGCTGGGCCGTAAGGAAGACGGTGTCCGTTCTGCGCAGATTCTGCTTCGCACGATTCCTACAGCTAAGGATACTGCGGATGTGATTGCCCTGGCTGACTCCCTGCACAAGAATCTCAAGACCGCGGAAGATTTCGCTGCTGCCGCTCGCAAGTATAGTGAAGACAAGTCCAGCAACTTTGCCGGTGGTCGTCTCGGCTGGTTCCAGAGAAACGAAATGGAGCCTGCTTATGTGGACCCTGTGGCTAACCTGAATGTTGGTGAAGTCTCTGAACCGGTGCTGATTGATGGCGCTTACCATCTGTTCCGTTTGGATGATTCCCGCCAGACCCGTGATCTGACTCTTGAAGAAGACTACGGCAAGATCGAGCAGATGACTGCTTCCCGCATGGAAAACGAAAAACTTAACGCCCTTATCAAGAAGTGGCGCGAAGAAGTCCATGTGGAAATTCGCATGACCGAATAA